From Thalassospiraceae bacterium LMO-JJ14:
TAAAAACATCGAACATCGAGGATTTCAGGGAGGAAACCATGATCAAAACGACAATCGCCGGGAGTCTGCCGAAACCGGCCTGGCTCGCGGAGCCGGAGAAACTCTGGGCACCGTGGCGGATTCCGGACGACCTGCTTTTCGAGGCTCAGTCGGATGCGGCGCTGGCGTGGATTAAATGCCAGGAAGACGCCGGGATCGATATCGTCAGCGACGGCGAACAGTTCCGAAAGCATTTCGTGCACGGCTTCCTTGAAAACATCGAGGGCATCGACTGGAACAAGATGACGACCATGGGCATCCGCAACGACCGCTATGACGCCGACGTGCCGACGGTGACGGGCGAGGTCAAGCGGAACGGCTCGGTGCACGCTGCCGGTGCGAAATTCTGCAAGGAACACGTCAACGGCGGCTACAAGTTCACGCTGCCGGGGCCGATGACCATCTGCGATACCATCGCCAACGGCTATTACGATACGCGCCCCGACATGGCGATGGCCTTCGCCAAGCTGCTGAACGAGGAAGCCAAGGAACTGGAAGCACTCGGTGTCGATGTCATTCAGTTCGACGAGCCGGCCTTCAACGCGTTCACCAAGGAAGCCGCCGAATGGGGCGTTGAAACCCTGGAAGCCGCCGCCGACGGGCTTAAATGCACGACGGCCGTGCACATCTGTTACGGCTACGGCATTCAGGAAAATCTCGACTGGAAGGAAACGCTGGGCGACGAATGGCGTCAGTACGAGGATTTCTTCCCGGCGCTGAACGCCAGCAAAATCCAGCAAGTCTCGCTGGAATGCGCCGACAGCCATGTGCCGCATGAGGTGATGGGGATCCTGAAAGACAAGGAAATCCTGGTCGGCTCCATCAACGTCGCGACCGAGGAGATCGAGACGCCGGAGAAGGTCTGCGCCACGCTGACGGCGGCGGCCGAGTTCGTCGATCCGGAACGCATCATCGCGTGTACCAACTGCGGCATGGCGCCGCTGCCCAGGCACGTCGCCGAAGGCAAGCTGAAGGCGCTGGGTGCCGGTGCGGAACTTTTCAGGAAGTCGCTCTAGGGGTCAGCTTGCTCTCGCCATTCCGGCGACCGCCGGAATCCAGGGCAAAGCGTGCCCCTGCATCCGGCGAGCCGAAATGTATCCCTGGGCCCCGGCCTGCGCCGGGGTGACGACGTAAGGGGATCGCCTTACGCGGCACCCTCGGCCTTCAGTTTTCGGCGGCGCCGGCGCGACAGCATGTTCAGCCCCTCGACGAATCCTGAAAACGCCATCGCCGCGTAGATGTAGCCCTTGGGGACGTGGAAGCCGAGGCCGTCGGCGATCAGCGTCATGCCGATCATCATCAGAAAGCCCAGCGCCAGCATGACGATGGTCGGGTTGTCTGCGATGAATTTCGACAACGGATCGGCGGCGACCAGCATCGCCATGACGGCGATGATCACGGCAATGATCATCACCGGCAGGTGGGTCGTCATGCCGACGGCGGTGATGATGCTGTCCACGGAAAAGACCATGTCGAGCAGCAATATCTGCACAATGGCGGCATTGAACGCCATGCCGGCGGCGCCCTTGTTGAAGATATCGGGCTCCGGGTCCGGATCGACGTTGTGGTGAATCTCCTTGGTCGCCTTCCACACCAGAAACAGGCCGCCCGCGAGCAGGATCAGATCGCGCCATGAAAAGCCGTGCGCGAAAATTTCGAGCACCGGATCTGTAAGGCCGACGATAATGCTCAGCGTGCCGAGCAGGATCAGGCGCAATACCAGCGCCAGGCTGATGCCGATGCGCCGCGCCTTCGGTTGCTGATCGACCGGCAGCTTGTTTGTCAGGATCGAAATGAAGACGAGGTTGTCGATGCCGAGGACGATTTCCATGACGATCAGCGTGACGAGCGCGATCCATGCTTCGGGGGTTGCGGCGAGGGTTAACAGATGCTCCATGGCACCTCTCCGGTTTGCTGGTGGTTATGCGTGATCGTAGGGCGTCAGATCAGCACTCCGCACGGGCGGGGTCAATGGGCGCGGCATGCCGTGAGATACCCGTTCTTCGATCCGATCGTGATTTCTTGACGCCGGGGGGCGCGCTCCGCAAAGTCCACTGGAACGTTTCGGAGGCATATCATGACGGCACGCAGAAACGCAGATATCTCGAGGCTTCTGACCCGCAGACGCGGCGTCGGCATGCTGTCGACGGTCATGGCCGACGGTGCGCCATACGGATCGCTCGTCACCTATGCCTGCGATCATCAGGGACAGCCGCTGTTTTTGTTCTCGGGGCTTTCGGATCACACCAAGAATCTGGCCGGCGACAGCCGCGCCGCGCTTTTGGTTGAAAATGCCGCCAGGAACCGTAACCCGCAGACCGGCCCGCGCCTGACATTGATGGGCAAGATCACACGCGACAAAAAGCCGGAAACCCGCGCACGCTTCCTCGCCCGCCATCCCGATGCGGCGCTTTATGCGGGGTTCGGCGATTTCGGCTTTTACCGCATGTCGGTGGAGCGTGCGCACTACGTCGGCGGCTTTGCCCGCGCCGTCTGGTTCGAGGCGAAGCACATCCTGACCCCGAAAAAAACGGCCGCCGAGATGGCGTCGATCGAGGCCGGGGTCATCGCCCATATGAACGCCGATCATCCGGATGCCGTGCAGGCGTATTGCGAGTCGCTGCTTGGACGAAAACCGGGCGAATGGCGGATAACGGGGGCGGATTCGGATGGTCTCGACCTGATGGCCGACGGCCGCTATGCGCGTCTCGAATATGACAATCCTGTAACAGATTCAACGACCTGCCGCAGTGCACTCGTGACGCTGGCCGAACGGGCCAGAAAATAATCCCAAAAAAAGCCCGGAAACCCGCCACTTTGTCTTGATTCCACATAACCACTTTGTCTAAGTTCGCCGCCTTCGGGTGGACATCAGGCGGCAGGTGCATAGACCGCTGAAATAGGAGCGAGGAAACGTTGCAGAACATCGGTCATCGAGTAAGCCGGAACGGGCTTGATCAACAAGGCTTGGGCAAGGTTGCCAACGCCTTTTGGAATTTTTCGGCACCGCGTTTGAGCGAAGAAGCGATTCGCCGGGGTGAAGTTCACCTGGGTCAGGGCGGCTCTTTGCTGGCGCTGACCGGCAGCCACAGCGGACGGTCCCCGAATGACCGTTTCGTGGTCGAGGAAGATGAAACCAAGGACCAGATCTGGTGGGGCGACGTCAACCGCCCGATGTCGGAGGAAAATTTCGAGAAGCTTCTGACCAAGATGCAGCGTCATTATGAAGGCCGCGATGCCTTCGTGCAGGACTGCTACGCTGGCGCCGACCCGAGCTACCGCCTGCCGGTACGGATCGTCACCGAAAACGCCTGGCACAATCTGTTCGCGCGCAACATGTTCATTCAGCCCGCCGACAGCGAGCTTGAGGATTTCGCGCCACAGTTCACCGTGATCCAGGCGCCGAGCGTGACCGCCGATCCCGCGACGGACGGCACGACATCGGAAACCTTCATCGTCCTCAACCTGAAGCGCCGCATCGTGATCGTCGGCGGCTCGGGTTATGCCGGCGAGATCAAGAAGTCGATCTTCTCGGTCATGAACTTCCTGATGCCGCCCAAGGATGTGCTGCCGATGCATTGCTCGGCCAACATGGGCCCGAACGGCGACACGGCCATCTTCTTCGGCCTGTCGGGCACCGGTAAAACGACGCTCAGCGCCGACAGCTCGCGCACGCTCATCGGCGACGACGAGCATGGCTGGAGCCCGGAAGGCATCTTCAACTTCGAAGGCGGCTGCTATGCCAAGTCGATTAACCTGACGGCCGAAACCGAACCGGAAATCTTCGCCACGGCGTCCCGCTTCGGCACCATCGTCGAAAACGTGATGATGGACCCGCAGACCCGGTCATATGACTTCTTCGACACCACGCTGACCGAAAACGGCCGCCTGTCCTATGACGTATCGGAAATTCCGAACGCGTCGGCCGACGGCCGCGGCGGCCTGCCGCAGAATATCGTCATGCTGACGTGCGATGCGTTCGGCGTTCTGCCGCCGATCAGCCAGCTCACGCCCGAACAGGCGATGTACCACTTCCTCAGCGGTTATACCGCCAAGGTTGCCGGGACCGAGCGCGGCCTCAAGGAGCCGGCGGCAACGTTCTCGACGTGCTTCGGCGCGCCGTTCATGCCGCGTCATCCGACCGTCTATGCGCAGTTGCTGCGCGACAAGATGGCGGCTTCGAACGCCAAGTGCTGGCTGGTCAACACCGGCTGGTCGGGCGGCGGTTACGGCGTCGGCGAGCGGATGCAGATCGCCTATACCCGCACCATGCTGAACGCGGCGCTGGACGGCCGTCTGGCCCAGGGCTCATTCCGTCAGGACCCGAACTTCGGCGTTCTCGTGCCGGAAGCCTGCCCGGGGATTCCGGACGACGTGCTGAACCCGAAAAGCACATGGTCGGACGGTGCCGGCTACGATGCACAGGCACTGGACCTGCGTCAGCGTTTCGAGAATAACTTCACGCAGTTCGAGCCGCACGTTGATGGAGAGGTCAAGGCTGCCGCGATTCGCGCCGCCGCCTGATCCGGTTTCGACACCGCTTTCAAAAGGCCGGTTCCGAAAGGAGCCGGCCTTTTTGCTGCGCTCCTTATGCGGGTGCGGTTGCACATGTCTGGTGTGTATGGGATCGTTTTTGTAATCGGGCGGTCAGTCCCTATATGCATTTTAGGTCAATACCTAAGACAAATACCCATGGGAGGGTTCACGCGTGACGAAAATCAATATTCAATTCACCCTGTTTTCGGCGTTCTATTCGCCGCTCATTTCCACCATGTCCGGCGGTTTTCTGGAGGCCGAAGGCCTGGAGCCGAACTGGTCGATTTCCCCGGTCGGCAAATCGGCCATCGAATCCCTGCTCGACGGCAGCGCACATGTGGTACAAACGGCACCGAGCCAGTCGTTCAACTGGCTCAAGAAAGGCGAAGAGCCGCCGTTCAAGCATTTCGCGCAAATCAACGAGATGGATGGTTTCTTCATCACCGGGCGCGAAGCGGACGACAATTTCACCTGGGATAAGCTTGAAGGCGCCGAGGTCGTGATGTTCAAGGCCGGTCAGCCGAACGCCATGTTCCGCTATGCCTGTCACAAAGCGGGCATCGATTACGACAAGATCATCCCGGTGACACCCGGCGGTGCGGGCGATATCGACAAGGCGTTCCGCGACGGCCAGGGCCAGTATGTGCAGCAACAGGGGCCGTTCCCGCAGCAACTTGAAGCCGACGGCGTCGGCCATGTGGTCGCACAGGTCGGCCCGATGATCGGCCCGAACGCATTCTCAAGCCTGGCGGCGACGCCGGCATGGCTTGAAACCGATATGGCCAAGGCCTTCATGCGGGCGTACCGGAAAACCCGCCAGTACATGAACGACACACCCGCCGCCGAGATCGCCAAGGCGGAAAAGCCGTATTTCCCGGATATCGACGAAGCGGTGCTCGCCGACTGTATCGGCACCTATCAAAAACTGGGCTGCTGGGCGCCGCATCCGGAAATCACCCGCGAAGCCTTCGAGGTGGCGATCGATGTCTTTATTCATGCCGGCGCGATTACCGAGCGCTATCCTTATGAGGCGGCGATTGCACAACCGCCGTCAACGGATTGAGGGAGCCTGGCTGCCGCCGGCAACCTGCAATTAAGTGCTGGATAAAATAAGGGGAAGTCCTATCTTGGCCAGCAAGGGCAGGGCGGCTATCATCGCTCAGCTTGGGGGTCCTTGAGGGAAGGAAACGGATGCTCTGTCACGTTCTGGCCGAAGAGGGTGCTCGGACCTGGCTTGCTTTTCGCCGTCCGGTGGCATCGGCCAATGGATCGCGTTTCTGCAGCCATTATGTGGTCTGCTCCGATGATCAGGCGATTCTGATCGATCCGGGCGGGACGGCAGACTTCGGCCCGCTTCTGGCGGCCATCTCAGATAACATCTCCCTCGACAAGATTGTCGGCATCGTCATCACGGAATCGGGCGCGCACACAGCCGGATCCGTCGGCATGTGGGCGGAAGCTCTCGGCTACGACCTGACGATCCATGTCCCCGAGCTGATTGCAGCGGATCTTCTGCATATCGATGCCGCGTTGAATATAGAGACGATTTCCGAGAACGGTGGCGAGATCCCCATGTCGGACGGGTCGGGTCTGCACCTGATGCCGGCGCCGTATCTGCCGACGGCCGCATCGATGTCGCTATATGATCCGGTGGCACGGGTCCTTTATTCAAGCGATATCGGTACCGCCGAAGGCAAGTGGATGGATGATGCAACGCCCTTCTGTGAGCAGTTCTCGCTGATCAGCCATGCCATGAACGCCTACCATCATACATGGCTGCCGTCACCGGCGGCTCGTGATGACTGGCTGGCCAGGATCGACGGTCTGTCCATCGATATTCTGGCGCCGCGCGCCGGGCCGTGTTTCCGTGCCAAGGACGTCGATCATTTCAAGCGCTGGCTGGCATCGATGGATATTGGTGTGCTGGTCGATCATCAGGCGCCGGCGTATCTGTCCGAGACAACCTATGCGCCGGAGCAGGGCCGCGAAGATTCGGATATCGTTATGGAGCCGCCGGCGGTTGTCGACGACGATGTGCCGTTCATGGATGCGATCGAACAAGCCGAACTGGGCATAGCCGACGATGACGACGAAGAAGAATACGTCGACATCGACGATGATGAAGTGTCGCGGCTTGTCGATGCGCTTGGCGTCGAAGAGGCCGAGGACGAGCATGTTGTCGAGGATATCGACGACTACAACGATGACGAGGAATTCGATATCGTCTACGTCGACGAGGACGGCAACGAGATCGATCCCAGCGAAATCGAGGACGACGAGATTATCGAGGAAGAGGAAGAGCTTGTCGGTAACGACGAGCAGCGACTGGAATTCCCGCCGGGTCAGATGTACCGGCTGATTACGCGAAGCGACTTCGACGGCCTGGTGTGCGCGGTTCTGCTTGAGGAACTGGATCTGATCAACGATATCCTGTTTGTGCACCCGAACCAGATGCAGGAAGGCGAGATCGAAGTTTCGGAAACCGACATCTCGACCAACCTGCCGTACACGCCCGGAATTTTTGCCGCCTTCGACCACCACCTGTCGGAGATCACGCGTCTCGGCAAACACTACGACAACCACATCATCGACCCGCTGGCACCGAGCGCGGCGCGCGTTGTGTACAACTATTTCGGCGGTGAAAAGCGCTTCCCGACGATCTCGGCGGACATGATGGACGCCGTCGACAAGGGCGACGCGGCGCAGTTCAGCCAGGAAGAAGTGATCAATGCCGAAGGCTGGCCGCTTTTGAACTTCATCATGGATTCCCGCACCGGCCTCGGCCGTTATCGCGGTTTCCGCGTGCCGAACTATGAACTGATGATGTCGCTGATCGATTATTGCCGCAGATACGACATCGAGCAGATTCTCGAGCATCCGGACGTCAAGGAACGCGTCGAGCTGTACCGCGAGCACGAAGGTCCGGCAAAGGAACAGATCAAGCGCTGCACGACCGTGCACGGCAACCTTGCCGTGATCGATTACCGTGAAGAAGAAATGATCCACGTCGTCAACCGCTTCATGGTCTATGCGCTGTTCCCCGAGTGCAATATCTCGATGCACATCCTGTGGGGCCGGGGCGAGCAGAACACCGTCTTCGCCGTCGGCAAATCGATTTTCAACCGAACGTCGAACACCAACATCGGCGATCTGATGCTGACTTATGGCGGCGGCGGTCACCGCAACGCCGG
This genomic window contains:
- a CDS encoding DUF2470 domain-containing protein, whose amino-acid sequence is MTARRNADISRLLTRRRGVGMLSTVMADGAPYGSLVTYACDHQGQPLFLFSGLSDHTKNLAGDSRAALLVENAARNRNPQTGPRLTLMGKITRDKKPETRARFLARHPDAALYAGFGDFGFYRMSVERAHYVGGFARAVWFEAKHILTPKKTAAEMASIEAGVIAHMNADHPDAVQAYCESLLGRKPGEWRITGADSDGLDLMADGRYARLEYDNPVTDSTTCRSALVTLAERARK
- a CDS encoding phosphoenolpyruvate carboxykinase, yielding MQNIGHRVSRNGLDQQGLGKVANAFWNFSAPRLSEEAIRRGEVHLGQGGSLLALTGSHSGRSPNDRFVVEEDETKDQIWWGDVNRPMSEENFEKLLTKMQRHYEGRDAFVQDCYAGADPSYRLPVRIVTENAWHNLFARNMFIQPADSELEDFAPQFTVIQAPSVTADPATDGTTSETFIVLNLKRRIVIVGGSGYAGEIKKSIFSVMNFLMPPKDVLPMHCSANMGPNGDTAIFFGLSGTGKTTLSADSSRTLIGDDEHGWSPEGIFNFEGGCYAKSINLTAETEPEIFATASRFGTIVENVMMDPQTRSYDFFDTTLTENGRLSYDVSEIPNASADGRGGLPQNIVMLTCDAFGVLPPISQLTPEQAMYHFLSGYTAKVAGTERGLKEPAATFSTCFGAPFMPRHPTVYAQLLRDKMAASNAKCWLVNTGWSGGGYGVGERMQIAYTRTMLNAALDGRLAQGSFRQDPNFGVLVPEACPGIPDDVLNPKSTWSDGAGYDAQALDLRQRFENNFTQFEPHVDGEVKAAAIRAAA
- a CDS encoding exopolyphosphatase, whose translation is MYRLITRSDFDGLVCAVLLEELDLINDILFVHPNQMQEGEIEVSETDISTNLPYTPGIFAAFDHHLSEITRLGKHYDNHIIDPLAPSAARVVYNYFGGEKRFPTISADMMDAVDKGDAAQFSQEEVINAEGWPLLNFIMDSRTGLGRYRGFRVPNYELMMSLIDYCRRYDIEQILEHPDVKERVELYREHEGPAKEQIKRCTTVHGNLAVIDYREEEMIHVVNRFMVYALFPECNISMHILWGRGEQNTVFAVGKSIFNRTSNTNIGDLMLTYGGGGHRNAGTCQADNMLADVVRDALIQRINADG
- a CDS encoding TerC family protein: MEHLLTLAATPEAWIALVTLIVMEIVLGIDNLVFISILTNKLPVDQQPKARRIGISLALVLRLILLGTLSIIVGLTDPVLEIFAHGFSWRDLILLAGGLFLVWKATKEIHHNVDPDPEPDIFNKGAAGMAFNAAIVQILLLDMVFSVDSIITAVGMTTHLPVMIIAVIIAVMAMLVAADPLSKFIADNPTIVMLALGFLMMIGMTLIADGLGFHVPKGYIYAAMAFSGFVEGLNMLSRRRRRKLKAEGAA
- a CDS encoding methionine synthase — translated: MIKTTIAGSLPKPAWLAEPEKLWAPWRIPDDLLFEAQSDAALAWIKCQEDAGIDIVSDGEQFRKHFVHGFLENIEGIDWNKMTTMGIRNDRYDADVPTVTGEVKRNGSVHAAGAKFCKEHVNGGYKFTLPGPMTICDTIANGYYDTRPDMAMAFAKLLNEEAKELEALGVDVIQFDEPAFNAFTKEAAEWGVETLEAAADGLKCTTAVHICYGYGIQENLDWKETLGDEWRQYEDFFPALNASKIQQVSLECADSHVPHEVMGILKDKEILVGSINVATEEIETPEKVCATLTAAAEFVDPERIIACTNCGMAPLPRHVAEGKLKALGAGAELFRKSL
- a CDS encoding ABC transporter substrate-binding protein; translated protein: MTKINIQFTLFSAFYSPLISTMSGGFLEAEGLEPNWSISPVGKSAIESLLDGSAHVVQTAPSQSFNWLKKGEEPPFKHFAQINEMDGFFITGREADDNFTWDKLEGAEVVMFKAGQPNAMFRYACHKAGIDYDKIIPVTPGGAGDIDKAFRDGQGQYVQQQGPFPQQLEADGVGHVVAQVGPMIGPNAFSSLAATPAWLETDMAKAFMRAYRKTRQYMNDTPAAEIAKAEKPYFPDIDEAVLADCIGTYQKLGCWAPHPEITREAFEVAIDVFIHAGAITERYPYEAAIAQPPSTD